In Bernardetia sp., a single window of DNA contains:
- a CDS encoding M16 family metallopeptidase → MLDRKTAPKFQVIEAHQLPEITTKKLKNNISLHQLTTKNQPVLGFQMAYEAGKCQESKTGQASIMGKMFLEGSKTKTGKQIADTISFHGASINIDSGNDFTIVSFYTLGKHLESLLPLLKEVLQSPTFPQAELDNLKNRSVQNLKVQQERTAYQATVKFKKEIFSASHPYSASPSEENIRAIQRQDIIDCYENNIKSTPFEAYLVGDIDAHSEKLITDFIESFEVNKNTTKGNLVETPANRITKIYEEIEGSVQTSIRIGRTLFNQKHPDYTAFKVMNMILGGYFGSRLMQNIREDKGYTYGISSRHLSMKNGAYFVIGTDVKKENYQDAVAEIYKEIELLKNELVSEDELDNVKNYMSGNFLGSLSTAFAVMDKIQDVHLYGLDENHYNNYVLNLRKVTPKDIQKVAQKYLIDLTEVCVG, encoded by the coding sequence ATGCTTGACCGTAAGACAGCTCCTAAGTTTCAAGTTATTGAAGCTCACCAACTACCAGAAATAACGACTAAGAAATTAAAAAACAATATTTCATTACACCAACTGACTACCAAAAACCAACCTGTTTTGGGATTTCAGATGGCTTACGAAGCAGGAAAGTGTCAAGAGAGCAAAACAGGGCAAGCCTCAATAATGGGAAAAATGTTTTTAGAAGGCTCAAAAACTAAAACAGGAAAACAAATTGCTGACACAATTTCGTTTCATGGAGCATCTATAAATATTGATTCTGGAAATGATTTTACGATTGTTTCTTTTTATACATTAGGAAAGCATTTAGAAAGCCTTTTGCCACTTTTGAAAGAAGTTTTACAGTCTCCAACCTTCCCACAAGCAGAGTTAGACAACTTGAAAAACCGTTCGGTTCAAAATCTAAAAGTACAGCAAGAACGCACAGCCTACCAAGCCACGGTAAAGTTTAAGAAAGAAATTTTTAGTGCGTCTCATCCTTATTCAGCTTCGCCAAGCGAAGAAAATATTAGAGCTATTCAAAGGCAAGATATAATAGATTGTTATGAAAATAATATAAAATCTACTCCTTTTGAAGCCTATTTGGTGGGAGATATTGATGCTCATTCTGAAAAACTGATAACAGATTTTATTGAGAGCTTTGAAGTTAATAAAAATACAACTAAAGGAAATCTAGTAGAAACTCCTGCCAACCGAATTACCAAAATATACGAAGAAATAGAGGGTAGTGTACAGACTTCTATTCGAATAGGAAGAACACTTTTCAATCAAAAACACCCAGATTATACAGCTTTTAAAGTGATGAATATGATTTTGGGAGGATATTTTGGCTCAAGACTTATGCAAAATATTAGAGAAGACAAAGGCTATACGTATGGAATTTCTTCACGCCATTTGTCGATGAAAAACGGAGCATATTTCGTTATTGGAACAGATGTAAAGAAAGAAAACTATCAAGATGCTGTTGCTGAAATCTATAAAGAAATAGAACTTTTGAAAAATGAGCTAGTTTCAGAAGATGAATTAGACAATGTAAAAAATTATATGAGTGGAAACTTTTTGGGTTCACTTTCCACAGCTTTTGCTGTGATGGACAAAATTCAAGACGTTCATCTTTACGGTTTAGATGAAAATCATTACAACAATTATGTTTTGAACCTACGAAAAGTAACTCCAAAAGATATTCAAAAAGTTGCTCAAAAATATCTAATAGATTTGACAGAAGTTTGTGTCGGATAA
- a CDS encoding DUF4349 domain-containing protein encodes MTFSKKTFFILLLFVPFIFSSCKSHSKANLPTIQQQKTGSTNESYTSERLNSLEIKKNPKTPKEKRKILYSANMTVVSPLPDSINPQLERIAEKYDGYVGYLSTRQTTIRVKSEEFENVIEEIEKLGKITRKDIIGNDVTEQYWDAQIRLDNAIATRKRYIELLQMAKNVEEAILVERELARISQDIDLLKGQINKLDNLEEFATITISIREKAKLGLLGYVGVGLYKTVKWFFVRN; translated from the coding sequence ATGACTTTTTCTAAAAAAACATTTTTCATTCTCCTACTCTTTGTTCCTTTTATTTTTTCTTCTTGCAAATCTCACTCAAAGGCAAACCTTCCTACTATACAGCAGCAAAAAACAGGAAGTACAAATGAAAGCTACACAAGTGAGCGTTTGAATAGCTTAGAAATAAAGAAAAATCCTAAAACACCTAAAGAAAAACGTAAAATTCTTTATTCTGCTAATATGACTGTTGTTTCTCCATTGCCTGATAGCATTAATCCACAATTAGAACGTATTGCAGAAAAGTATGATGGTTATGTCGGTTATTTGAGTACTCGCCAAACTACTATTCGTGTAAAAAGTGAAGAATTTGAAAATGTAATTGAAGAAATTGAAAAACTAGGGAAAATTACACGAAAAGATATTATTGGAAACGACGTAACGGAACAGTATTGGGATGCTCAAATTAGATTAGACAATGCTATTGCCACAAGAAAACGCTATATTGAACTTTTACAAATGGCAAAAAATGTAGAAGAAGCTATTTTAGTAGAGCGAGAACTGGCACGAATTAGCCAAGATATAGACCTTTTGAAAGGACAAATCAATAAGCTAGACAACCTAGAAGAATTTGCCACCATCACTATTTCCATTAGAGAAAAAGCCAAACTAGGACTTTTAGGTTACGTTGGTGTAGGACTTTATAAAACTGTAAAGTGGTTTTTTGTAAGGAATTAA
- a CDS encoding phosphoribosylpyrophosphate synthetase — MDTKKQDRIILEELQNTNTNPDPNSPLHTLDTLSETMNALKNKGYTTDFNLDKDCLVCTHEGKEIHVYPQEFEIDDTFRFEGETNPADESVLYAISSEKHNLKGVLVNAYGVYANDTVGEMAKKFK; from the coding sequence ATGGATACTAAAAAACAAGACAGAATAATATTAGAGGAGCTTCAAAACACTAATACAAACCCAGACCCAAATAGTCCTCTACATACATTAGATACGCTTTCAGAAACAATGAATGCACTCAAAAACAAAGGTTACACGACAGATTTCAACCTAGATAAAGACTGTTTAGTCTGTACTCACGAAGGCAAAGAAATTCATGTCTATCCACAAGAATTTGAAATTGATGATACGTTCCGATTTGAAGGCGAAACTAATCCTGCTGATGAATCTGTCTTATACGCTATCAGCTCTGAAAAGCATAATTTGAAAGGTGTTTTGGTAAATGCTTATGGAGTATATGCAAATGATACGGTTGGGGAAATGGCAAAGAAATTTAAGTAA
- a CDS encoding universal stress protein encodes MQTIFVPLDFSENSLQALRHAIELAKISDSKIIVFHSYQPPQMGGGSFTGKRKLTNLGKQEAEDNMYKVVMGLEEADYNLDFEHLVVEGDPMQRILFYIEEYNADLIVMGTQGATGLKEVFLGSVASKVIRDATCPVIIVPEKSKEMVYEKIIYATSLIADDKGVLSYLKGLAKDFKAKLECIHIEQDTETNKKFEELAKNHIEDDITFKSIEKEEDEKVGDTLLNYIHESPQTLLVMLRRERDFMQRIFGYSVTKKMAHRSESPMLIIKAADKIEL; translated from the coding sequence ATGCAAACCATATTTGTTCCTTTAGATTTTTCAGAAAACTCATTACAAGCACTTCGCCACGCCATCGAACTTGCCAAAATATCAGATTCAAAAATTATTGTTTTTCACTCTTATCAGCCTCCTCAAATGGGGGGAGGAAGTTTTACAGGAAAAAGAAAACTTACTAACCTTGGAAAGCAAGAAGCTGAAGACAATATGTATAAGGTAGTGATGGGCTTGGAAGAAGCCGACTATAATTTGGACTTTGAACATCTTGTGGTAGAAGGCGACCCTATGCAACGCATTCTTTTCTACATTGAAGAATATAATGCTGATTTGATAGTGATGGGAACACAAGGAGCAACAGGACTTAAAGAAGTTTTTTTAGGTAGTGTAGCAAGTAAGGTTATCAGAGATGCTACTTGTCCAGTAATTATCGTCCCAGAGAAAAGTAAGGAAATGGTGTACGAGAAAATTATATATGCTACTTCACTTATTGCCGATGATAAAGGAGTTTTGAGCTATCTGAAAGGTTTGGCAAAGGATTTTAAAGCAAAACTAGAATGTATTCATATCGAACAAGACACAGAAACAAATAAAAAGTTTGAAGAGCTTGCTAAAAACCATATAGAAGATGATATAACTTTCAAAAGTATTGAGAAAGAAGAAGATGAAAAAGTAGGAGATACTCTTCTAAATTACATACATGAAAGTCCACAAACACTATTAGTAATGCTTCGTCGTGAGCGAGACTTTATGCAGCGTATTTTTGGGTACAGTGTGACCAAAAAAATGGCACACCGTTCGGAAAGTCCTATGCTAATTATAAAGGCTGCTGACAAAATAGAATTATAA
- the deoC gene encoding deoxyribose-phosphate aldolase produces the protein MNPAQYIEQTHLKPTINDRDIEKLIEEALNYNFVGVCVPPFWVKKVKRDLLKTETKVVTVIGFPLGYNRTETKVREAEVALKDGADELDLVISMTALKTNPFWAKVEMVRLADLAHQAEKMLKVIIETAYLSEEEIKKTALLCEEAGADFVKTSTGFATANFSEKKDFYAGAKLEDVKLIRSTVSEMVGIKASGGIKTYQQVQDFVKAGAERIGTSSGVEIMQEYLKNIEKKETIL, from the coding sequence ATGAACCCTGCACAGTACATAGAACAAACCCATCTGAAACCCACCATTAATGATAGAGACATTGAAAAACTCATAGAAGAAGCTCTCAACTATAATTTTGTAGGAGTTTGTGTTCCTCCTTTTTGGGTAAAGAAAGTAAAACGAGACTTGCTCAAAACAGAAACTAAAGTAGTTACTGTAATTGGTTTTCCTTTGGGTTACAATCGAACAGAGACCAAAGTAAGAGAAGCCGAAGTTGCTCTCAAAGATGGTGCAGATGAACTTGATTTGGTTATTTCTATGACAGCTCTCAAGACAAATCCTTTTTGGGCAAAAGTAGAGATGGTACGATTAGCAGATTTGGCACACCAAGCCGAAAAAATGCTTAAAGTAATTATCGAAACGGCTTATTTATCGGAAGAAGAAATCAAAAAAACAGCTTTGCTTTGTGAAGAAGCAGGGGCAGATTTTGTCAAAACCTCCACAGGATTTGCAACAGCTAATTTTTCAGAGAAAAAAGATTTTTATGCAGGCGCAAAATTAGAAGATGTAAAACTAATACGAAGTACTGTTTCAGAAATGGTAGGTATAAAAGCTTCTGGAGGAATCAAAACATATCAGCAAGTGCAGGATTTTGTGAAGGCTGGTGCAGAGCGCATCGGCACGTCTTCTGGAGTAGAAATTATGCAAGAATATTTGAAAAATATTGAAAAAAAAGAAACTATCCTCTAA
- a CDS encoding toxin-antitoxin system YwqK family antitoxin, translating to MKSINDLSMKINNKYPYLLTVFVLLVVPFSVFGQLSASAQTAENERLTSANQSGRKVARTYYDLDQTVLKAQYYFIGDDSTNVDGEYKLFHVTGELKSIANFKQGEIQGRAIEYYPNGNEKLVGSYKEGKKDGIFKEYYFEGGLMAEYECKDDKRNGNAKVYNEKQVIVQEANYVNDHLDGIIKTFYPNGKLKAKTPFKLDKIDGLVEEYYEDGQLKRTITFKNHKPNGEEKTFYKNGVLRTTTTYLDGEMSGDFKSYYDNGILELETINIHGKKNGYFRRYTRDSVLVQDAMYKNGQLHGDNILYFDNGNLKQEVKYRAGQQLYSKIYRENGNPLKEIDFGNTIKDRKETHYYANGNKEKQIEFQNEQKVGEWKYFYSNGKKKVEENYKDDKLHGKRETYFSNGKTHLKEEYAFGKQQGITKEYSKEGDLVSEIDYKLGKKWGVATYYHPNGKILAEGVFYKDIKNGKWYYYNEDEKLIRREVHRRGKISSAKSYSKGKPRKKSPFKKRR from the coding sequence ATGAAATCAATAAACGACCTATCTATGAAAATCAATAATAAATATCCTTATTTATTAACTGTCTTTGTTTTACTTGTTGTGCCTTTTAGTGTCTTCGGACAGCTTTCAGCTTCTGCACAAACAGCTGAAAATGAGCGTTTAACTTCTGCAAATCAGAGTGGGCGCAAAGTAGCTCGCACCTATTACGACCTTGACCAAACCGTCTTGAAGGCGCAATACTATTTTATTGGAGACGATAGTACAAATGTAGATGGCGAATACAAACTTTTCCACGTAACAGGCGAACTAAAATCTATTGCTAACTTCAAACAAGGAGAAATACAGGGAAGAGCGATTGAATATTATCCTAATGGAAATGAAAAACTGGTAGGCTCATATAAAGAAGGAAAGAAAGATGGCATCTTCAAAGAATATTACTTTGAAGGTGGACTGATGGCTGAATACGAATGCAAAGACGATAAGAGAAACGGAAATGCGAAGGTTTATAATGAAAAACAAGTAATCGTTCAAGAAGCTAATTATGTAAATGACCATTTAGATGGAATAATCAAGACATTTTATCCAAATGGAAAACTAAAAGCCAAAACACCCTTCAAACTAGATAAAATAGATGGCTTGGTAGAAGAATATTACGAAGATGGTCAGCTAAAAAGAACTATTACTTTTAAAAATCATAAACCCAACGGAGAAGAAAAGACATTTTATAAAAATGGTGTTTTGCGTACCACAACTACCTATTTGGATGGAGAAATGAGTGGCGATTTTAAAAGTTATTACGATAATGGTATTTTAGAACTGGAAACCATAAATATACACGGCAAAAAGAATGGCTATTTTAGAAGATATACAAGAGATAGTGTTTTGGTACAAGATGCAATGTATAAAAATGGACAATTACATGGCGATAACATTCTTTATTTTGACAATGGAAACCTCAAGCAAGAAGTAAAATACCGTGCTGGGCAGCAACTTTATTCTAAAATATATAGAGAAAATGGAAATCCTCTGAAAGAAATTGATTTTGGAAATACTATCAAAGACCGAAAAGAAACACATTATTACGCCAATGGAAATAAGGAAAAGCAAATCGAATTTCAGAATGAGCAAAAAGTAGGAGAGTGGAAATATTTTTATTCTAATGGAAAAAAGAAAGTAGAAGAAAACTATAAAGACGATAAACTACACGGCAAGCGAGAAACTTATTTTTCGAATGGAAAAACTCACTTGAAAGAAGAATATGCATTTGGAAAGCAACAAGGCATTACTAAAGAATATAGCAAAGAAGGCGACCTAGTTTCTGAAATTGATTACAAACTAGGCAAAAAATGGGGTGTTGCTACATATTACCATCCCAATGGAAAAATATTAGCAGAAGGAGTATTCTACAAAGATATTAAAAACGGAAAATGGTATTATTACAACGAAGATGAAAAACTTATAAGACGAGAAGTCCATAGAAGAGGGAAAATTTCTTCTGCCAAAAGTTATTCGAAAGGCAAGCCTCGTAAAAAATCTCCTTTCAAAAAGAGAAGATAA
- the pnuC gene encoding nicotinamide riboside transporter PnuC, with protein sequence MEQLIESFLTYFFSHKLELFAALTGLICVWLNTRNNHWGWFFGILSVVPYIYIFFNAGLYGDSILSAFYFVVSIWGWYHWLFGGKKKEPDTEDAKIESSVLDKNVVEELDNNFYKEENTELPITNMPFKFWIASLVIGTAGIFGFGAWFSTLENASVPYLDAFTTSFSVVAQFQLAKRWVENWIFWFIIDIICVGLYYYKGLYFTTGLYAVFLVLAALGYFEWKKQMVRK encoded by the coding sequence TTGGAACAACTCATCGAATCTTTCCTTACTTACTTTTTTTCTCATAAACTAGAGCTTTTTGCTGCCCTTACAGGACTTATTTGTGTATGGCTAAATACTAGAAACAATCACTGGGGATGGTTTTTCGGAATTTTAAGTGTAGTTCCGTATATCTATATTTTTTTTAATGCTGGCTTGTATGGAGATTCTATCTTAAGTGCTTTTTATTTTGTTGTTAGTATTTGGGGTTGGTATCATTGGCTTTTTGGAGGAAAAAAGAAAGAGCCAGATACAGAAGATGCAAAAATCGAAAGCTCTGTTTTAGACAAAAATGTTGTAGAAGAATTAGATAACAATTTTTATAAGGAAGAAAACACTGAACTACCCATTACAAATATGCCTTTCAAATTTTGGATAGCAAGTTTGGTAATTGGAACGGCAGGTATTTTTGGATTTGGAGCTTGGTTCTCAACTTTAGAAAACGCTTCTGTTCCCTACCTAGATGCTTTTACCACCTCTTTTAGTGTAGTTGCACAGTTTCAACTTGCGAAACGCTGGGTTGAAAACTGGATTTTTTGGTTTATTATTGATATTATTTGTGTAGGACTTTACTACTATAAAGGACTTTATTTTACAACAGGGTTGTATGCTGTTTTCTTGGTTTTGGCTGCCCTAGGATATTTTGAGTGGAAAAAACAAATGGTTAGAAAATAA